A window of Prolixibacter sp. SD074 contains these coding sequences:
- a CDS encoding Eco57I restriction-modification methylase domain-containing protein, with protein sequence MQYRHGAHNAGACRDIGACSDAGVHTSYRETSEHAPTHEAVTLSGSGEHAPHRGKTQFHLWAKKFNQKEITSNDQFDNTLAYIQNNRAKHGLGGQPGSMLPCSTREHAFRPEYTGGFDVVIGNPPYVQLQSMGEMSEKLKSCGYEAFDKGADLYCLFTERGYNLLKDGGRQSYIMPNKWMLVAYGKPLRKFLSKTGLRQLLNFGDIQFFQEATTYVSIFVTQKDKIKEKVQVLSLNRKTYQGDFLSEVKANIYDYPSSRFGENEWSIQPHSDFRILERMKQNGSELKELPISINYGIKTGYNDAFFIDEETRKRLIKEDAKSAEIIHPMVRGRNIAGYGITDFEYLIGTFPSLKLDIEEYPAIKQHLLSFGYDRLKQTGDSGARKKTKGEWFETQDSIGYHEEFAKPKIIYPNMTSVFPFVHDESGYLSNDKSFILTAQDESVSLLYLTAVFNSSLAKRWIWYNCPELQGGTREIRKVYFEHFPVPKANEAQTARLGELASERTRSTELIQTRVSGFNKYLKSQTGSDKLSRKLENWHKLDFSEFIKELNKAIKSANKERLNNGSRPVAKVLTKSDEMEWMELFEGKKAEAQILQSEIEKTDKEIGQMVYQLYGLTDEEIAIVETSNH encoded by the coding sequence ATGCAATATCGCCATGGGGCGCACAACGCCGGAGCATGCAGGGACATCGGAGCATGCTCCGATGCGGGGGTACATACTTCCTATCGGGAAACGTCGGAGCATGCTCCGACGCATGAAGCTGTCACTCTGTCCGGATCAGGGGAGCATGCTCCCCACAGAGGAAAAACACAATTTCACCTCTGGGCGAAAAAATTCAACCAAAAAGAAATCACATCGAACGACCAGTTCGATAACACGCTGGCCTACATACAAAATAACCGGGCGAAACATGGGCTGGGCGGCCAACCGGGGAGCATGCTCCCCTGCTCCACCCGCGAACACGCCTTCCGCCCCGAATACACCGGTGGCTTCGACGTGGTGATTGGAAATCCGCCATACGTACAGCTGCAGTCGATGGGAGAAATGAGTGAAAAGCTCAAAAGCTGTGGCTATGAGGCATTCGACAAAGGTGCTGACTTGTATTGCCTTTTCACCGAGCGCGGCTACAATTTATTAAAAGATGGTGGTAGGCAATCCTACATCATGCCCAATAAATGGATGTTGGTAGCTTATGGCAAACCCTTAAGGAAATTTTTATCGAAAACAGGCTTGCGGCAGCTACTCAATTTTGGTGACATTCAATTTTTTCAGGAAGCTACCACCTATGTTAGCATTTTTGTGACTCAAAAGGATAAAATCAAGGAAAAAGTACAAGTCTTATCATTGAATAGAAAGACCTATCAGGGTGATTTTCTCTCCGAAGTAAAAGCGAATATTTATGACTATCCTTCCTCCCGATTCGGTGAAAATGAATGGAGTATCCAACCGCACAGCGATTTCAGGATACTGGAGAGAATGAAACAAAATGGTTCCGAATTAAAGGAATTACCGATAAGTATTAATTATGGAATAAAAACGGGTTACAATGATGCTTTTTTTATTGATGAAGAAACGCGAAAGAGATTGATTAAAGAAGATGCTAAAAGCGCTGAAATTATTCATCCCATGGTGAGGGGACGCAATATTGCAGGATATGGAATCACTGATTTTGAATACCTAATTGGCACGTTTCCCTCCCTAAAATTGGATATCGAAGAATATCCTGCTATAAAACAACATTTACTTTCATTTGGTTACGACCGGTTAAAACAGACAGGAGATAGCGGGGCACGCAAGAAAACAAAAGGAGAATGGTTTGAAACCCAGGATAGCATTGGCTACCATGAAGAGTTTGCCAAACCCAAAATCATTTATCCCAACATGACTTCGGTATTTCCGTTCGTGCATGATGAAAGTGGATATCTAAGTAATGATAAAAGCTTTATTTTAACGGCACAGGACGAGTCTGTTTCGCTGCTGTATCTAACAGCGGTATTCAATTCATCGTTGGCAAAGCGTTGGATATGGTACAACTGCCCCGAACTACAGGGTGGGACCCGCGAAATACGGAAAGTTTATTTCGAACATTTCCCGGTACCAAAGGCTAATGAAGCACAAACCGCCCGGCTTGGAGAGTTAGCTTCTGAACGTACACGCTCAACCGAGCTTATACAAACAAGGGTAAGCGGATTCAATAAATACCTGAAATCGCAAACCGGTTCGGATAAACTGAGTCGAAAGCTCGAAAACTGGCACAAACTTGACTTTTCGGAATTCATCAAAGAACTCAATAAAGCAATCAAATCAGCCAACAAGGAGCGTCTCAACAACGGGTCACGACCCGTTGCTAAAGTACTCACCAAATCGGATGAAATGGAGTGGATGGAGTTGTTCGAAGGAAAAAAAGCGGAAGCCCAAATCCTGCAATCAGAGATCGAAAAAACAGACAAAGAAATCGGCCAGATGGTTTATCAGTTATATGGTTTAACAGATGAGGAAATCGCGATAGTAGAAACTTCAAACCATTAA